A DNA window from Arachis duranensis cultivar V14167 chromosome 3, aradu.V14167.gnm2.J7QH, whole genome shotgun sequence contains the following coding sequences:
- the LOC107480961 gene encoding uncharacterized protein LOC107480961, with protein MKNMEHNNFQGVRTTSRDSSVGLVCHYQFENGSSQFLFLDDAENGAVLNNSLSFFTENFVQSLASSNGLILLSGYSVDQPCYYVFNPLTKNSHLIPQASTLGRIIRIGLAYDGSQFEVVIVEAGSSSESNGLELHIFSSGTGCWSRKHLTNLTLPSLPEFEFQELGTPPLYSNGGIHWEIAGYLLVYQVKGSHCELFELPNLFDDWSWQSTMTYRRSLCESGGRVYYCYTDFDGFHIWDLLKEDDILGTYYACIDSKRFRWRLVQSIMHEVFISKYQIFYGRFIDWEPYKISPIGYSEQARSIYLQIPGTVVSYNFDTGIMRTICNYSYPGINFNCCKFLPLIASGVTNGTREVDLLPKEQMELNLPIAEMETLSL; from the coding sequence ATGAAGAACATGGAGCACAACAATTTCCAAGGTGTTAGAACAACCTCTCGTGATAGCAGCGTAGGTCTTGTTTGCCACTATCAGTTCGAAAATGGTTCATCTCAGTTTCTCTTTTTGGATGATGCTGAGAATGGTGCTGTCCTTAACAATTCCCTCAGCTTCTTCACTGAAAACTTTGTGCAATCACTTGCTTCTAGCAATGGTTTGATCCTCTTGTCTGGCTATAGTGTTGATCAACCCTGCTATTATGTCTTCAATCCCCTCACCAAGAACTCTCACTTGATTCCTCAGGCTAGCACCCTTGGCCGCATAATTCGAATCGGGTTAGCCTATGATGGTTCCCAATTTGAGGTTGTGATTGTTGAAGCAGGATCTTCATCCGAATCTAACGGACTAGAACTGCATATCTTCTCTTCTGGCACTGGATGTTGGAGTAGGAAACACCTCACCAATTTGACTTTGCCATCTTTGCCAGAGTTCGAGTTTCAGGAGCTTGGCACGCCTCCTCTTTACTCGAACGGAGGGATCCATTGGGAAATAGCAGGGTATTTGCTTGTGTACCAAGTCAAAGGTAGCCATTGTGAGCTATTTGAACTGCCAAATTTGTTTGATGATTGGTCTTGGCAATCAACAATGACTTACCGTCGTTCTTTATGCGAATCGGGTGGTCGAGTGTACTATTGTTACACCGATTTTGATGGCTTCCACATTTGGGATCTTCTCAAGGAAGATGATATTCTTGGAACATACTATGCTTGCATTGATTCCAAAAGGTTTAGATGGAGACTAGTCCAAAGCATCATGCATGAAGTATTTATCTCAAAgtaccaaattttttatggCAGATTCATTGATTGGGAACCTTACAAGATTTCACCAATTGGTTATAGTGAACAAGCACGGAGCATATATTTGCAGATTCCAGGAACTGTTGTTTCTTACAATTTTGATACAGGAATTATGAGAACAATCTGCAACTACTCATATCCAGGAATTAACTTCAATTGCTGCAAATTTCTTCCTTTAATTGCTTCTGGGGTCACCAATGGTACAAGAGAAGTGGACTTGCTGCCTAAGGAACAAATGGAGCTGAATCTTCCAATAGCAGAGATGGAGACGTTATCTCTTTGA